The nucleotide sequence GACAACGCGGGCCGGCAGTTGGCCCGCGTCACACGCATCTATAATCGCCTGGAGATTGGAACCGAACCCGGAAATCAGCACAGCAATACGTGCTGTCGGGGTTGGATGGCCTTCCATCGCTGTGCTCCGCCTCATCTCTCTATGCCCACCAGAATCACCTGCCGCCGGCCGGGCACCAGCTCGCCGATGACCTTCAGCTCCTTCTCCAGCTCCAGCGCCCGGCGGGCATCCTCCGGGGATACCACCGCCACCATGCCGATGCCCATGTTGAAGACGTGGTACATCTCCGCTGTATCCACGCCGCCCTTCTGCTGGATCAGGCGGAACAGCGGCGGCACCTCCCAGGCGCCGGCGTCAATCCGGGCATCCAGCTCCGCCGGCAGGACGCGGGGGATGTTGTCGAAAAACCCGCCGCCCGTGATATGCGCCAGCGCCTTGATGGATATCTCCTCCCGCAGTCGACGCACCAGCGCCAGGTACGAGCGGTGGGGCGCCAAGAGCGCCTCGCCCAGCAGGCCGATGCCCTCGAATTCCTGATCCAGCGGGGTATCGGCAAAGACGCGTCGGATGAGGGAATAGCCGTTGGTGTGCGGCCCGCTGGAGGGAAATCCCAGCAAGAGGTCGCCGGCGCGCAGGTCGCGGCGCGGGAGCATCTCCTCGCGCTCCACCACACCCACGATCGTGCCCACCAGGTCGAACTCACCCGGCGCATAGACGCCGGGCATTTCGGCGGTCTCGCCGCCCAACAGGACACAGCCGGCCTGCCGGCAGGCCTCCGCAATGCCCGTCACCACCTCCGCCACCATCTCCGGCTCCAGATGGTCCGAGGCGATGTAATCCAGGAAAAAGAGCGGCTCGGCGCCCTGCACCAGGATGTCGTTCACGCTGTGATTGACGATGTCTTGGCCGATGGAGCGGTAGCGCCGCATGGCCGCGGCGAGCTTGGTCTTGGTGCCGACGCCGTCGGTGGAAGCGACCAGCGCCGGCGAGCGATAGCCTTTCAGGCTGGAGACGTCGAAGACCCCGCCGAAACTGCCGATGCCGGCCAGCACCGCCGGCGTATAGGTGCTCTGCACCGCCTGGCGCATCAGCTCCACGGCGCGGTTGCCGGCCTCGATGGAAACGCCGGCGGCCTCATAGGCACTGCGCTTACGCGCCATCTCCTCCTCCTGCGGCCATGGCTTGTACGGCGGACTGGCCGATATCGCGGCGGTAGTGCATGCCCTCAAAGGAGATAAGCTGGACCGCCTCATAGGCGCGGGCGACGGCATCCGGCAGGGAAGGGGCAACGGCGGTGACGTTCAGCACGCGGCCGCCGCTGGTGACGATCTGCTGGCCGGCGCGGCGCGTGCCGGCGTGGAAGATGAGCACGTTCTCCAGCGCCTCGGCGCGCTCCAGTCCCTGGATGACCATCCCCTTTTCATACGGGCCGGGGTAGCCGCGCGAGGCCAGCACCACGGTGACCGCGGCCGCCGGCTTGACCGCCAGCCGCGTCTCCTTCAGTTTGCCGGCGATGCAGGCCTGTATGATCTCCACCAGGTCACTCCCCAGCAGGGGCAGGATGACCTGGGTCTCCGGGTCACCGAAGCGGCAGTTGAATTCCAGCACGCGCGGGCCTTGGGCGGTGAGCATCAGGCCGGCGTACAGCACTCCCACATACGGGATGCCCTCTTTGCGCAGGCCGTCCACCGCCGGCTGAAGGATGGTGCGCTGAATCTCCTCCAGCAGTTCCTGGCCCACGAAGGGCACCGGCGCATAGGCGCCCATGCCGCCGGTATTGGGTCCCTGGTCACCGTCGAAGGCGCGTTTGTAGTCCTGCGCCGGCGGAAGCACCGCCACTGTACGGCCATCGGACAGCGCCAGCACCGAAAGCTCCTGTCCGTACAGCCGCTCCTCGATGACCACCTGCTCGCCGGCCTCGCCGAAGGCGCGCCGCACCAGCATCTCATAGAGCGCTTTCTCTGCCCGCGTGCGGTCCTCCGGCACGAAGACCCCCTTGCCGGCGGCCAGGCCGCTGGCCTTGACCACTACCGGAAAGTCCACCTGACGCAGGTACTCCAGCGCCTCCTGGTAATCCTCGAACACGGCAAAGCGGGCCGTGGGGATTTTATGGCGCTCCATAAAGGCCTTGGCGAAGGCTTTGCTGGCCTCGATCTGAGCGCCGGCCTGCGTCGGGCCGAAGATGGCCAGCTTGCGGCGCAGAAACGCATCCACAATCCCCAGGGCCAGGGGCGCCTCCGGCCCAACAATGGTCAGGTCAATGCCGATGGTCTCGGCGAAATCCACGAGCTCGTCCACATTTTCGGCGTTCAGCGGGACATTGCCGCCGGCCAGCCCGCGCCGCTCGACCAGCAGATCGGTGCCGGCGTTGCCGGGCGCCACCCATAACCCCTCCACCAACGGAGATTGGGCGACTTTCCAGGCCAGCGCATGTTCGCGGCCTCCGGAGCCGATGATGAGCACCTTCATGGGATTCCTCTTATTCTTTGCTCAGACGATGGCATCCTCGAATTCCAGTTTGGTGAAGCTCTCGTCCAGGCCGGTGGGGTAGTCGCCGGTGAAGCAGGCGTTGCAGTAGCCGGATTGCGCGCCGATGGCCTTCATCATGCCTTCCAGGGAGATGTAGGCCAGGGTATCGGCGCCGATATGCTGGCGGATCTCCTCCACCGACAGCCGCGCCGCAATCAGGTCCTGATCGCGCGCCATGTCCACCCCCATGAAGCAGGAGTGGGTGATGGGGGGAGAGGCGACGCGCACATGCACCTCGACGGCGCCGGCCTCTCGGAGCAGGCGGATCAGCGGGCCGGAGGTGGTCCCCCGCACGATGGAATCATCCACCAGCACCACCCGCTTGCCCTCCAGGTTGCTGGGCAGGGGGTTGTATTTGAGCCGCACGCCCTCGCGGCGCAGTCGCTCGTTGGGCTGGATGAAGGTGCGGCCGATATAGCGGTTCTTGATGAGGCCCTCGGTAAAGGGCAGGCCGCTCTCCTGGGCATAGCCGATGGCGTGCGGGGTGCCGCTGTCCGGCACGGCGATGACGATGTCAGCATCCGCCGGCGCCTCGCGGGCCAACTGCCGGCCCAGCTCCTGCCGCACATTGTGCACCACCTTCCCGTCGAAAATGCTGTCCGGGCGGGAGAAATAGATGTGTTCGAACGTGCACAGGGCGCGCTTGCGGGGCGGCGCGCCGCTCTCCGCATGGAGGCCGTTGGCGTCCAGGCGGATGATCTCGCCGGGTTCCACCTCGCGCACGAACTTGGCGCCGATGGTGGCCAGGGCACAGCTCTCTGAGGCCAGACACCACCCTACGTCGTTGAGCCGGCCGATGACCAGCGGGCGGAAGCCCCAGGGATCGCGCACCCCGAAGACGGCACTGCGGGTCAGGATGGTCAGCGAGTAAGCGCCGACCGCCTGGGCCATAAAGGTGCGGATGCGGGTGATCCAGTCACCGACGCCGCCGGCGAGCATCAGGGTGATGATCTCGCTGTCCGAGGAAGAGGTCAGGCCCACACCGCGCTGGAGCAGGTCGCGGCGCAGAAGAGGCGCGTTCACCAGATTGCCGTTATGCGCCACCCCCAGCGGTCCCAACATGGTCTCAATGAGGTAGGGCTGGGCGTTGCGCAGGGTCGGACTGCCGGTGGTGGAATAGCGGTTGTGGGCGATGGCGAGATGCCCGCGCAGATGGTGCAGATTCTCTTCCGTGAAGACCTGCGCCACCAGGCCCATGCCTTTATGGATGTGGGCGGTCTTGCCGTCGGAGACGGCGATGCCGGCACTCTCCTGGCCGCGGTGCTGGAGGGCATAGAGCGCGAAGAAACTCAGGCGCGCCACATCCTCGCCGGGATAATAGATGCCGAAGACGCCGCATTCCTCCCGGGGTCGGTCATCCTGTTCCCAATTTTCCCATTCCCAGACCATGCTCCACCTCACTTTCCCACCAACTTTCCGCTTCCCCTGGGTGGAACAGATGAGTTCAACGCAGTGATTGGTCGTCGGCGATCAAACGTCGACGCTGTTCCTCCTGATACAGGCGTACTGCCTCCCGCCGGCCGAGGATTTTGGCCGCCAGGAGCGCCGCGCCCTCCGGCTCCAGCACCAGCGCCGGCGCCACCCCCGACGGCATGCGCAGGGAGGAGAAGATGTCAGCGCCGGCGAAGCGCTCCGAATAGGGCGGACAGGCGATGACCGGCACGCTCACCGCCGCGTCCACCATGCCGCTGAGGGCATTACTGCGGCCGGCGATGGTGATGTACAGGCGCGGCTCGCCCCGGGCCTCGTAGCCGGCCAGCATCTCCAGCAGGTAGGCCGGGCTTTTATGGGCCGAGGCCACCCGCATCTCCCACGAGATATCGAACTGCCGCAGTGCCTCCGCCACCTTCTCGGCGTGCGGCAGATCGGCTTTGGAACCCATAATGATGACCACGTCCGCCATGGCTCACAGCTCCCGCAGGGCATTGATGACGCGCGGTTCGGCCGGGTACTCGGCCGGCACGAACTCCTCACCGGTGAGCATTTCGTATACTTGAATGTAACGCAAACTGGCCAGAACCGCCAAATTCGCGTCCCATGCCGGCGGTTCCCCGTCGCCCCGATAGCCCCGCTCGGCGTACCACAGCCGCACGAACTCCTTGTCGAAGTTGTCCGGCTCCTCGCCGGCGGCGAACCGGGCTTCGTACGTATCCGCCCGCCAGAAGCGGCTGGAATCGGGCGTATGGATCTCATCTATAAGCATGAGCTGGCCGTCCTCCGTGAGGCCAAACTCGTACTTGGTGTCGACCAGGATCAACCCGCCGCGCCGCGCCATCTCCTGCCCCCGTCGGAACAGGGCGATGGCCGCCGTCTGGACCTGCTCCCAGACCGCCGGCGCCACCAGCCGGCGCTCCACCACCTCCTGGCAGGTCAGCCGCTCGT is from Anaerolineae bacterium and encodes:
- a CDS encoding phosphoribosylformylglycinamidine cyclo-ligase, which codes for MRRSSLSPLRACTTAAISASPPYKPWPQEEEMARKRSAYEAAGVSIEAGNRAVELMRQAVQSTYTPAVLAGIGSFGGVFDVSSLKGYRSPALVASTDGVGTKTKLAAAMRRYRSIGQDIVNHSVNDILVQGAEPLFFLDYIASDHLEPEMVAEVVTGIAEACRQAGCVLLGGETAEMPGVYAPGEFDLVGTIVGVVEREEMLPRRDLRAGDLLLGFPSSGPHTNGYSLIRRVFADTPLDQEFEGIGLLGEALLAPHRSYLALVRRLREEISIKALAHITGGGFFDNIPRVLPAELDARIDAGAWEVPPLFRLIQQKGGVDTAEMYHVFNMGIGMVAVVSPEDARRALELEKELKVIGELVPGRRQVILVGIER
- the purD gene encoding phosphoribosylamine--glycine ligase, whose product is MKVLIIGSGGREHALAWKVAQSPLVEGLWVAPGNAGTDLLVERRGLAGGNVPLNAENVDELVDFAETIGIDLTIVGPEAPLALGIVDAFLRRKLAIFGPTQAGAQIEASKAFAKAFMERHKIPTARFAVFEDYQEALEYLRQVDFPVVVKASGLAAGKGVFVPEDRTRAEKALYEMLVRRAFGEAGEQVVIEERLYGQELSVLALSDGRTVAVLPPAQDYKRAFDGDQGPNTGGMGAYAPVPFVGQELLEEIQRTILQPAVDGLRKEGIPYVGVLYAGLMLTAQGPRVLEFNCRFGDPETQVILPLLGSDLVEIIQACIAGKLKETRLAVKPAAAVTVVLASRGYPGPYEKGMVIQGLERAEALENVLIFHAGTRRAGQQIVTSGGRVLNVTAVAPSLPDAVARAYEAVQLISFEGMHYRRDIGQSAVQAMAAGGGDGA
- a CDS encoding amidophosphoribosyltransferase; this translates as MVWEWENWEQDDRPREECGVFGIYYPGEDVARLSFFALYALQHRGQESAGIAVSDGKTAHIHKGMGLVAQVFTEENLHHLRGHLAIAHNRYSTTGSPTLRNAQPYLIETMLGPLGVAHNGNLVNAPLLRRDLLQRGVGLTSSSDSEIITLMLAGGVGDWITRIRTFMAQAVGAYSLTILTRSAVFGVRDPWGFRPLVIGRLNDVGWCLASESCALATIGAKFVREVEPGEIIRLDANGLHAESGAPPRKRALCTFEHIYFSRPDSIFDGKVVHNVRQELGRQLAREAPADADIVIAVPDSGTPHAIGYAQESGLPFTEGLIKNRYIGRTFIQPNERLRREGVRLKYNPLPSNLEGKRVVLVDDSIVRGTTSGPLIRLLREAGAVEVHVRVASPPITHSCFMGVDMARDQDLIAARLSVEEIRQHIGADTLAYISLEGMMKAIGAQSGYCNACFTGDYPTGLDESFTKLEFEDAIV
- a CDS encoding AIR carboxylase family protein, which produces MADVVIIMGSKADLPHAEKVAEALRQFDISWEMRVASAHKSPAYLLEMLAGYEARGEPRLYITIAGRSNALSGMVDAAVSVPVIACPPYSERFAGADIFSSLRMPSGVAPALVLEPEGAALLAAKILGRREAVRLYQEEQRRRLIADDQSLR